The following proteins are encoded in a genomic region of Devosia lucknowensis:
- the mmsA gene encoding multiple monosaccharide ABC transporter ATP-binding protein, with translation MTNTILEMRSITKTFPGVKALSDVNLDVKEGEIHAICGENGAGKSTLMKVLSGVYPAGSYDGQIIYKGEEQQFKSIRDSEHKGIVIIHQELALVPLLSIAENIFLGNEQAKNGVIDWDETRDGARKLLHMVGLSEDPDTLVTNIGVGKQQLVEIAKALSKQVQLLILDEPTASLSEKDSQALLELLLEFKKQGITSIIISHKLNEISRVADRVTVIRDGRTIETMDTDQITEDRIITSMVGRSLEDRYPSREPKIGDVVFEVRNWNVYHPQHRERQMIRDVSVNIRKGEVVGIAGLMGSGRTEFAMSIFGKSYGQKISGEVFMHGQKIDTSTVDRAIRNGIAYATEDRKTYGLNLIDHIKHNTTLANLLGVSKWGVIDDLAELDAANDYRKKTNIRSSSVYQVTGNLSGGNQQKVVLSKWLFANPDLLILDEPTRGIDVGAKYEIYTIINQLAAQGKAILVISSEMPELLGITDRLYVMNEGRIVGEMPTSEASQEKIMRSIVRAEGKAS, from the coding sequence ATGACCAATACGATCCTGGAGATGCGCAGCATCACCAAAACCTTCCCCGGCGTGAAAGCGCTGTCGGACGTCAATCTCGACGTCAAGGAAGGCGAAATCCACGCCATCTGTGGCGAAAACGGTGCCGGAAAATCCACCCTGATGAAGGTGCTGAGCGGGGTGTACCCAGCCGGCAGCTATGATGGCCAGATCATCTACAAGGGTGAGGAACAGCAGTTCAAATCCATTCGCGACAGCGAGCACAAGGGCATCGTCATCATCCACCAGGAGCTGGCGCTGGTGCCGCTGCTGTCGATTGCCGAAAACATCTTTCTCGGAAACGAACAGGCCAAGAACGGCGTGATCGACTGGGATGAGACCCGCGACGGCGCGCGCAAGCTGCTGCACATGGTGGGCCTCAGCGAAGACCCGGACACGCTGGTGACCAATATCGGCGTGGGCAAGCAGCAATTGGTGGAAATCGCCAAGGCGCTCAGCAAGCAGGTGCAGCTGCTGATCCTCGACGAACCGACAGCATCGCTCTCGGAAAAGGATAGCCAGGCGCTGCTCGAGCTGCTGCTGGAGTTCAAGAAGCAGGGCATCACCTCGATCATCATCAGCCACAAGCTGAACGAGATTTCGCGCGTTGCCGACCGCGTGACGGTGATCCGCGACGGCCGAACCATCGAAACGATGGACACCGACCAGATCACCGAAGACCGGATCATCACCTCGATGGTGGGACGTTCGCTCGAAGATCGCTACCCTTCGCGCGAGCCCAAGATCGGCGATGTGGTGTTCGAAGTGCGGAACTGGAACGTCTACCATCCGCAGCATCGCGAACGGCAGATGATCCGCGACGTCAGCGTCAACATCCGCAAGGGCGAAGTGGTGGGCATTGCCGGCCTGATGGGATCGGGCCGTACCGAATTTGCCATGAGCATTTTCGGCAAGTCCTATGGCCAGAAGATCTCGGGCGAAGTGTTCATGCACGGGCAAAAGATCGACACTTCGACGGTCGACCGGGCGATCCGCAACGGCATCGCCTATGCCACCGAGGATCGCAAGACCTATGGTCTCAACCTCATCGACCACATCAAGCACAATACGACGCTCGCCAATCTTCTGGGCGTGTCCAAGTGGGGCGTGATCGACGACCTGGCGGAACTCGACGCCGCGAACGATTATCGCAAGAAGACCAATATCCGGTCGTCCAGCGTCTATCAGGTGACGGGCAACCTTTCGGGCGGCAACCAGCAGAAGGTCGTGCTGAGCAAGTGGCTCTTCGCCAACCCCGACCTGCTGATCCTCGACGAACCGACCCGCGGCATCGACGTGGGCGCCAAGTACGAAATCTACACGATCATCAACCAGCTCGCGGCCCAGGGAAAGGCGATCCTCGTGATCTCCTCCGAAATGCCCGAGCTGCTCGGGATCACCGACCGTCTCTACGTAATGAACGAAGGCCGCATCGTTGGGGAAATGCCCACCAGCGAAGCCAGCCAGGAAAAGATCATGCGCTCCATCGTGCGCGCTGAAGGAAAAGCATCATGA
- a CDS encoding FadR/GntR family transcriptional regulator, with protein MTGESRPDQASAAAAVADDLANEILTELTPGANLPSEAELAERFSVSRLTIREAVKLLAGRGLLELSRGRRAVVREPDGAAFADFLTALLHNDSKGLFDLVEVRLSLEVQSATMAAKRGSRAGTAAIESALQGMRDTAASAMADDPEADRRFHDCDVAFHEAIALASGNRILGYLFEAMSVPLRQGIQISRRGHANRGHTLLDTIAAHERILEAIRSGNGRAAGEAMRLHLKDTERDIRNALSSMADRPPRTRSR; from the coding sequence TTGACCGGTGAAAGCCGGCCCGATCAGGCCAGTGCCGCGGCAGCGGTGGCCGACGATCTGGCCAATGAAATTCTGACCGAACTGACGCCCGGCGCGAACCTGCCCAGCGAGGCCGAACTGGCGGAGCGGTTTTCCGTCAGCCGCCTGACCATCCGCGAGGCCGTCAAGCTCCTCGCCGGCCGCGGCCTGCTCGAATTGTCGCGCGGTCGCCGCGCGGTCGTGCGCGAACCCGATGGCGCCGCCTTCGCCGATTTTCTCACCGCACTGCTGCACAACGATTCCAAGGGTCTGTTCGACCTCGTTGAGGTACGTCTCTCACTCGAGGTGCAGAGCGCCACCATGGCCGCCAAGCGCGGCAGTCGTGCCGGCACCGCGGCGATCGAGAGCGCCCTGCAGGGCATGCGCGACACCGCTGCATCAGCCATGGCCGACGACCCGGAAGCCGATCGCCGCTTCCACGATTGCGACGTCGCCTTTCACGAGGCCATCGCCCTCGCCAGCGGCAACCGCATCCTGGGTTACCTGTTCGAAGCCATGTCCGTGCCGCTGCGCCAGGGCATCCAGATCAGCCGTCGCGGTCACGCCAACCGCGGCCACACCCTGCTCGACACCATCGCCGCCCACGAGCGCATCCTCGAGGCGATCCGCTCGGGCAATGGCCGTGCCGCCGGAGAGGCCATGCGCCTTCATCTCAAGGATACCGAGCGCGACATCCGCAACGCCCTCTCCAGCATGGCCGATCGTCCCCCGCGCACGCGCAGCCGGTAA
- the mmsB gene encoding multiple monosaccharide ABC transporter permease, which produces MTTETAPTGGAAKPAQSQEMSLVGALRANLRDYGLLLALVLIMLFFQFYTNGVLFKPVNLTNIILQNSYIIVMALGMLLVIVAGHIDLSVGSVSGFIGALAAMLMIGWKFPPELAFLANPIVAGAICLVAGAAIGAAQGYIIAYHKVPAFIVTLAGMLIFKGLSLAILGGKSVGPFPAEFQLLSAGFIPDVIGPTTTPFIAENGNPVVLHTTTMVIAILAIVGMVFFAIRTRARRKARGYDVEPFSLFVIKNIVITALVLFFAYMLASYRGLPNVLVVMGILIAGFVFLTKRLTFGRRIYALGGNLKAAALSGVKTERTTFYIFAIMGALAALAGMIYAARLNSATPKAGQGLELDVIAAVFIGGASALGGVGQVAGAVIGAFIMGVMNNGMSIMGVNIDWQQMIKGVVLLAAVFFDLYNKNRSA; this is translated from the coding sequence ATGACAACCGAAACTGCACCGACCGGCGGCGCCGCCAAGCCGGCACAGTCCCAAGAGATGAGCCTGGTGGGGGCCCTGCGCGCCAATCTGCGCGATTACGGCCTGCTGCTGGCCCTCGTGCTGATCATGCTGTTCTTCCAGTTTTACACCAACGGCGTGCTGTTCAAACCGGTGAACCTGACCAACATCATCCTGCAGAACAGCTACATTATCGTCATGGCGCTGGGCATGCTGCTGGTGATCGTGGCCGGCCATATCGACCTGTCGGTCGGCTCGGTTTCCGGCTTCATCGGGGCTCTCGCCGCGATGCTGATGATCGGCTGGAAGTTCCCGCCGGAACTGGCTTTCCTCGCCAATCCGATCGTGGCCGGAGCCATCTGTCTCGTCGCCGGCGCCGCCATCGGTGCGGCGCAAGGCTACATCATCGCGTATCACAAGGTCCCAGCGTTCATCGTGACACTGGCCGGCATGCTGATCTTCAAGGGCCTGTCGCTGGCGATCCTCGGCGGCAAGTCCGTGGGTCCGTTCCCGGCTGAATTCCAGCTGCTTTCGGCAGGTTTCATTCCCGACGTGATCGGGCCGACCACCACGCCGTTCATCGCTGAAAACGGCAATCCGGTCGTGCTGCACACGACGACCATGGTCATCGCGATCCTGGCCATCGTCGGCATGGTGTTCTTCGCGATCCGCACCCGCGCGCGCCGCAAGGCCCGCGGCTACGATGTCGAGCCGTTCAGCCTGTTCGTGATCAAGAACATCGTCATCACCGCGCTGGTGCTGTTCTTTGCCTATATGCTCGCGTCGTATCGCGGCCTGCCCAACGTGCTCGTGGTGATGGGCATCCTGATTGCCGGCTTCGTCTTCCTGACCAAGCGCCTGACCTTCGGACGCCGCATCTATGCACTGGGCGGCAATCTCAAGGCGGCGGCGCTGTCGGGCGTGAAGACCGAACGCACGACGTTCTATATCTTCGCCATCATGGGTGCGCTGGCGGCGCTGGCCGGCATGATCTATGCGGCCCGCCTCAACTCGGCGACCCCGAAGGCCGGCCAGGGGCTCGAACTCGACGTGATCGCCGCCGTGTTCATCGGTGGTGCCTCGGCACTGGGCGGCGTGGGCCAGGTGGCCGGTGCCGTGATCGGCGCGTTCATCATGGGCGTGATGAACAACGGCATGTCGATCATGGGCGTCAATATCGACTGGCAGCAGATGATCAAGGGCGTGGTCCTGCTCGCCGCCGTGTTCTTCGACCTCTACAACAAGAACCGCTCGGCCTGA
- a CDS encoding sugar-binding transcriptional regulator, with amino-acid sequence MAARTENMATRLDDAARAGWLYYVAGNTQEEIAAKMGISRQTAQRLVSLSVSEGLIKVRLDHPIGRCLDLAQRLTDRFGLVQCEVVPSDPASGSTTIGVAEAGAAEIERYLKSTDPIVMAIGTGRTLKAAIEQLQPMDCQHHKVVSLTGNIAPDGSAAFYNVIFNVADTVKARSFPMPLPVIASSARERQLLHTQAMIEATLVLAAQAQVTFVGVGHLGPDAPLLLDGFITETEHAELLKAGAVGEICGWTFDAAGELIAGLTNDRVASAPIPKGPVIALAMGRSKAASIRAALKSGLANGVITDEATAEMLLA; translated from the coding sequence ATGGCTGCGCGAACCGAAAACATGGCGACCCGGCTCGACGATGCCGCCCGGGCGGGCTGGCTCTACTATGTCGCCGGCAATACCCAGGAAGAGATCGCCGCCAAGATGGGCATTTCGCGTCAGACCGCGCAGCGCCTCGTCTCGCTCTCGGTCAGCGAGGGCCTGATCAAAGTCCGTCTCGATCACCCGATCGGCCGCTGCCTCGATCTTGCCCAGCGCCTTACCGACCGGTTCGGCCTCGTCCAGTGCGAAGTCGTGCCCTCCGATCCAGCCTCTGGGTCCACCACCATCGGGGTCGCCGAAGCCGGCGCGGCCGAGATCGAGCGCTACCTCAAGAGCACAGACCCAATCGTCATGGCCATCGGCACTGGCCGAACGCTCAAAGCCGCCATCGAGCAGCTCCAGCCCATGGATTGCCAGCACCACAAGGTCGTCTCGCTCACCGGCAATATCGCCCCCGATGGCTCCGCTGCGTTCTACAACGTCATCTTCAACGTCGCCGATACGGTGAAGGCCCGGTCCTTCCCCATGCCCCTGCCGGTCATTGCCTCTTCGGCCAGGGAGCGCCAATTGCTCCACACCCAGGCGATGATCGAAGCGACGCTGGTCCTCGCCGCGCAAGCCCAGGTCACCTTCGTCGGCGTCGGCCATCTCGGCCCCGACGCGCCGCTGCTCCTCGATGGTTTCATCACCGAAACCGAACACGCAGAACTGCTGAAAGCCGGCGCCGTCGGCGAAATCTGCGGCTGGACCTTCGATGCCGCAGGCGAATTGATCGCTGGCCTCACCAATGATCGCGTCGCCTCCGCCCCGATTCCCAAGGGCCCCGTCATCGCCCTCGCCATGGGCCGCAGCAAAGCCGCCTCCATCCGCGCCGCCCTGAAAAGTGGTTTGGCCAATGGCGTCATCACCGACGAGGCAACGGCCGAGATGCTGCTGGCCTGA
- the chvE gene encoding multiple monosaccharide ABC transporter substrate-binding protein: MKVLKTIATLVATGALLATAATSAFAQDKGLIGIAMPTSSSLRWISDGNELKAALEGMGYTVDLQYGEDEIPNQLAQVENMVTKGAKALIIGSIDGTTLSAVLQQAADQGIKVIAYDRLIRDSANVDYYTTFDNFQVGVLQANSLVKGLEERFADDKPWNVELFGGSPDDNNAFFFYDGAMAVLQPMIDAGDIVIKSGQQGMEQVGTLRWDGAVAQARMDNILSANYSDGTRVHGVLSPYDGLSRGIISSLRGVGYGSGDLSWPIITGQDAEVPSVKAIIAGEQYSTIFKDTRELAQYTAQLVDTVLSGNEPTGLDTETYDNGVKVVPSILLTPYEVDATNYKERVIDSGYIKEEELQ, encoded by the coding sequence GTGAAGGTTCTCAAAACAATCGCGACGCTGGTCGCCACCGGTGCGCTGCTCGCCACCGCCGCCACCAGCGCCTTTGCCCAGGACAAGGGCCTGATCGGCATCGCCATGCCGACCTCGTCGTCGCTGCGCTGGATCTCGGACGGCAACGAGCTCAAGGCCGCTCTCGAAGGCATGGGCTACACCGTCGACCTTCAGTACGGCGAAGATGAAATCCCGAACCAGCTGGCCCAGGTCGAGAACATGGTCACCAAGGGCGCGAAGGCCCTGATCATCGGTTCCATCGACGGCACCACGCTGTCAGCCGTGCTGCAGCAGGCTGCCGACCAGGGCATCAAGGTCATCGCCTATGACCGCCTGATCCGCGACAGCGCGAACGTCGACTACTACACCACCTTCGACAACTTCCAGGTGGGCGTGCTCCAGGCAAACAGCCTGGTGAAGGGCCTCGAAGAGCGCTTCGCCGACGACAAGCCGTGGAACGTCGAGCTGTTCGGCGGTTCGCCGGACGACAACAACGCCTTCTTCTTCTATGACGGCGCAATGGCCGTGCTGCAGCCGATGATCGACGCTGGTGACATCGTCATCAAGTCGGGCCAGCAGGGCATGGAACAGGTCGGTACCCTCCGTTGGGACGGTGCTGTCGCTCAGGCCCGCATGGACAACATCCTGTCGGCCAACTACTCGGACGGCACCCGTGTGCACGGCGTCCTGTCTCCCTATGATGGCCTCTCGCGCGGCATCATCTCGTCGCTCCGCGGCGTTGGCTATGGCTCGGGCGACCTGAGCTGGCCGATCATCACCGGCCAGGACGCTGAAGTCCCGTCCGTGAAGGCGATCATCGCCGGCGAACAGTACTCGACCATCTTCAAGGACACCCGCGAACTGGCCCAGTACACCGCACAGCTCGTCGACACCGTCCTTTCGGGCAACGAGCCGACCGGCCTCGACACCGAGACCTACGACAACGGCGTGAAGGTCGTCCCGTCGATCCTGCTGACCCCGTATGAAGTCGACGCGACCAACTACAAGGAACGCGTGATCGACTCGGGTTACATCAAGGAAGAAGAACTGCAGTAA